The stretch of DNA TCTCCATCTTGATCAGATACGAGGTCGAGGACATGAGCCGGTTCCCCACCCCCAAGAAGTTCGCCTCATACGCCGGCCTTATCCCCTCCACCCACTCCTCCGGCGAGAGGACCTATCATGGCAGGATAACCAAGCAGGGGAACAAATATCTACGCTGGGCACTGGTTGAGGCTGTCACTGGGGCTATTCGAGTATCGCCGCAACTGAGGACCTTCTATGAAAAACTCAAGAAACGCAAGGGTGTAAAGGAAGCCCAGATCGCTACGGCCAGGAAGCTCGCCGAGATCATCTGGCATGTCTGGAATGAGGATCGCCTCTATGAGATTCGATAGATATCTTTGGGACCCGGTTGCCCTCTCTTGTGACTAGGCTTTAAGGCCTCTGTATTAGTTTAGGGAACCAAGGGTCCAATGGTTAAGATGTGATGGCTCATTTGAGCCAGGCACCGATGGAAGTATGACCGGAGTGTCCTATCTCGGAAAATAATATTGACAGGCGCCTTTCATGGAAGTCACTAGCTTACCGGACACTCACCCTCCTAGATAGCAAAGCAGTCACCCCGTCCCTTTGGGTACAATTGACAGGATGTGTAAGGACCGTCAAGCGTACCGAAAGGAGACTGTGATGACTGCTAAGGAAAAGGTAGCACAGAGGAAGTTGTCCATGCTACAGCTGGCCGCAGAACTGGGGAACGTGAGCAAGGCCTGCAAGATCATGGGATATTCCAGATCCCAGTTCTACGAGATCAAGAGAGCCTTTCAGACCGGGGGATTAGAAGCGCTGCTAGACAGGCCTTCCATCCCCGTATCCGTCCCCCACAAGGTGGCGGAGGAGATCGAAGCCAAGGTCATAGACCTCTCCATCGAGCACCCCGCCTGGGGGCAGATGAGGGTGCGGGACGAGATGATCATGCGAGGAGTGGTCTTAGGCGCCACTACAGTGCGCAACATCTGGGTGCGCAATGACCTGGAGACGAGATACAAGCGAATGCTTGAGCTGGAGAAGAGGTCGGCAAAGAAAGGGTTCGCCCTCACCGAAGAGCAGATAAAGCTACTGGAGAAGCACAACCCGGAGTTCGCCGAGCGGCACATAGAGACGCTGTATCCAGGCTATCTGCTCAGCCAGGACACCTTCTACGTGGGCACGCTCAAGGGCGTAGGCAGGCTGTACATGCAGGCGGTGGTGGACACCTACTCATCCTTTGCCTTCGCCAAGCTGTATACGGCGAAGATCGCCATCACCGCGGCGGATATCGTATTCGACCGGGTCCTGCCCTTCTTTGCTGGTGAGGGAATCGTGGTGAACGCGATGCTCACAGACAACGGCAAGGAGTACAAGGGCAGGCTCGATGAACACCCCTATGAGCTGCTGCTTTCCCTCCACGACATCGAGCATCGCTTCACCCGGGTGGGAACCCCCCGCACCAACGGTTTCGTGGAGAGATTCCACAGAACGGTGCTGGACGAGTTTTTCCGCGAGGCTTTCCGCAAGAAGTCCTATGCCTCGGTTGACGAGCTGCAGATAGATCTCGACGCCTGGCTCAAGCACTACAACTACGAGCGGCCGCACCGGGGCTATCGCAACCTGGGTAGAAAACCATACGAGACCTTCAGTAAAGGGAAAAAGGAAGTGGACAAGGGGAAGAAAGCTGATGATGATAAGGAGGTGAAGAAGGTAGCTTAAGGACGTGCCGGAGACCCGAAGGGACGGGGGCACTGTCCGGAAAGCTCGTGACTTTTACAAGTAGATCAATGCGAAGGGATAATCTGGTTGACGTCAATAGATTTGCCCTTTGCACGAGATGGTCTTATTCTGTTAACAATAGGACAGAGGTTGATAGTATTATGATAAGAGTGCTTTTTATCTCACGCTATCCAGGGCCCCCCTTGCATGGTGGAAACATTTATATAAACAACATTTTGAATAATTTGGATAAATGGATCACAATAA from Bacillota bacterium encodes:
- a CDS encoding IS481 family transposase, translating into MTAKEKVAQRKLSMLQLAAELGNVSKACKIMGYSRSQFYEIKRAFQTGGLEALLDRPSIPVSVPHKVAEEIEAKVIDLSIEHPAWGQMRVRDEMIMRGVVLGATTVRNIWVRNDLETRYKRMLELEKRSAKKGFALTEEQIKLLEKHNPEFAERHIETLYPGYLLSQDTFYVGTLKGVGRLYMQAVVDTYSSFAFAKLYTAKIAITAADIVFDRVLPFFAGEGIVVNAMLTDNGKEYKGRLDEHPYELLLSLHDIEHRFTRVGTPRTNGFVERFHRTVLDEFFREAFRKKSYASVDELQIDLDAWLKHYNYERPHRGYRNLGRKPYETFSKGKKEVDKGKKADDDKEVKKVA